A region from the Arachis ipaensis cultivar K30076 chromosome B01, Araip1.1, whole genome shotgun sequence genome encodes:
- the LOC107618820 gene encoding mitochondrial import receptor subunit TOM40-1-like, producing the protein MLNQKFSLNHSVSMGPTEIPSQSTETIKIPTANYEFGATFIDHPKLMLLGRILTDGRLNARVKCDVSENLTLKANAQLTNEPHMSQGMVNFDYKVNCFNLPRSFSPVFDIYCISVT; encoded by the exons ATGCTCAACCAGAAGTTCTCCCTCAATCATAG CGTTTCGATGGGGCCTACTGAGATCCCTTCTCAGTCAACAGAGACTATTAAGATTCCTACCGCTAACTATGAGTTTGGTGCAACCTTCATTGATCATCCCAAG TTGATGTTGTTGGGGAGAATATTGACTGATGGAAGGCTCAATGCAAGAGTCAAGTGCGACGTCTCTGAAAATCTCACTCTTAAAGCTAATGCTCAG CTTACGAATGAGCCACACATGTCTCAAGGGATGGTCAACTTTGATTACAAGGTCAATTGCTTTAACCTTCCTAGATCATTTTCCCCCGTTTTTGACATATATTGTATTAGTGTGACTTAA
- the LOC107609609 gene encoding uncharacterized protein LOC107609609, with protein MVQVYVDGTTTISTHERKASIREFYAVIYPSLLQLQKGVTDSEDKKQKAVCMERYRKRDNEDHQQQSDIDIEREECGICMEVNSKIVLPNCIHAMCLKRYREYCLCQL; from the exons ATGGTGCAGGTATATGTGGATGGAACAACTACCATATCTACTCATGAAAGGAAAGCTAGCATTAGAGAATTCTATG CGGTAATTTATCCGTCTTTGTTACAACTTCAGAAAGGGGTTACAGATTCAGAGGATAAGAAACAGAAAGCTGTTTGTATGGAGAGGTATCGAAAAAGAGACAATGAGGATCATCAACAACAATCTGATATAGACATTGAAAGAGAAGAATGTGGAATATGCATGGAAGTGAATAGTAAGATTGTGTTGCCTAACTGCATCCATGCTATGTGCCTGAAACGTTACCGTGAATATTGTTTATGTCAGCTTTAA